A window of Phocoena phocoena chromosome 6, mPhoPho1.1, whole genome shotgun sequence contains these coding sequences:
- the FOXB2 gene encoding forkhead box protein B2 encodes MPRPGKSSYSDQKPPYSYISLTAMAIQHSAEKMLPLSDIYKFIMERFPYYREHTQRWQNSLRHNLSFNDCFIKIPRRPDQPGKGSFWALHPDCGDMFENGSFLRRRKRFKVLRADHTHLHAGSAKGAPGAGPGGHLHPHHHHHAAAHHHHHHQPPQPPPPQPPPHMVHYFHQQPPPAPQPPPHLASQPPQQPPQPSHPGKMQEAAAVAAAAAAAAAAAVGSVGRLSQFPPYGLGSAAAAAAAAAAASTSGFKHPFAIENIIGRDYKGVLQAGGLPLASVMHHLGYPVPGQLGNVVSSVWPHVGVMDSVAAATAAAAAAGVPMGPEYGAFGVPVKALCHSASQSLPAVPVPIKPTPALPPVAALPAALAVPAAAQQPPAPSTVCPAAAASPAVSLMEPTAPRAAESKGGSLHSVLVHS; translated from the coding sequence ATGCCGCGGCCGGGGAAGAGTTCGTACAGCGACCAAAAGCCGCCCTACTCTTACATCTCGCTGACCGCGATGGCCATCCAGCACTCGGCCGAGAAGATGCTGCCTCTGAGCGACATCTATAAGTTCATCATGGAGCGCTTCCCCTACTACCGCGAGCACACGCAGCGTTGGCAGAACAGCCTCCGGCACAACCTCTCCTTCAACGACTGCTTCATCAAGATCCCGCGGCGGCCCGACCAGCCCGGCAAGGGCAGCTTCTGGGCATTGCATCCCGACTGCGGCGACATGTTCGAAAACGGCAGCTTCCTGAGGCGCCGAAAGCGCTTCAAGGTGCTGCGCGCTGACCACACTCACCTGCACGCGGGAAGCGCCAAGGGCGCGCCAGGCGCTGGCCCCGGAGGGCACCTGCACCCGCACCACCACCATCACGCTGCCGcgcaccaccaccatcaccaccagccgCCTCAGCCGCCGCCGCCCCAGCCGCCGCCGCACATGGTGCATTATTTCCACCAGCAGCCGCCTCCGGCTCCGCAGCCGCCGCCGCACCTCGCGTCGCAGCCACCGCAGCAGCCGCCGCAGCCGTCTCACCCCGGCAAGATGCAGGAGGCGGCGGCCgtagcggcggcggcggcggcggcggcggcggcggccgtgGGCAGCGTGGGGCGCCTGTCACAGTTCCCGCCCTACGGGCTGGGCTcggccgccgccgctgctgccgccgccgccgctgcgtCCACGTCGGGCTTCAAGCACCCGTTCGCCATCGAAAACATCATAGGCCGGGACTACAAGGGCGTGCTGCAGGCCGGCGGGCTGCCCTTGGCGTCCGTCATGCACCACCTGGGTTATCCCGTGCCGGGCCAGCTCGGCAACGTCGTCAGCTCCGTGTGGCCGCACGTCGGCGTCATGGATTCAGTGGCCGCGGCCAcggccgccgcggccgccgcggGGGTCCCCATGGGCCCCGAGTATGGGGCCTTCGGTGTACCGGTCAAGGCCCTGTGCCACTCGGCAAGCCAGAGCCTGCCTGCGGTGCCCGTGCCCATCAAGCCGACTCCTGCGCTGCCACCGGTGGCCGCGCTGCCCGCAGCGCTCGCTGTCCCCGCGGCCGCACAGCAGCCGCCGGCACCGTCCACCGTGTGCCCGGCGGCTGCCGCCTCACCCGCCGTCTCTCTGATGGAGCCCACCGCCCCGCGTGCGGCCGAGAGCAAAGGCGGCTCTCTGCACTCGGTGCTGGTGCATTCTTAG